From Amycolatopsis sp. YIM 10, the proteins below share one genomic window:
- a CDS encoding iron ABC transporter permease, whose translation MEKTLGRSRLALLVVGLGVLVALGSAVHLTQGTANLDPWDVLRMVFGAETEDTAAVVLESRLPRLAAALVVGVALGVSGAALQSVARNVMASPDTLAVDAGAHLAIVAVASVGLSLPLLGAAGVAFTGGLGAALLVLALAGTGGQGIVRLVLAGTAIALAMISATRVLLLLFSEETRGLFAWGAGSLGQNGLDGVRTLGPVVGAALLLLLLLSRRLDLMYLGDDHARTLGVHVGRIRFATIALAVLLAATAVTIAGPIGFVGLAAPALVRLLSNVVPGLHRHAALLPVSAAMGVALLLGADVLLRALIGSQGALEVPTGVVTTVLGAVFLMVLARNIRVATTAAEPPSAHARAGVSGPRYRVIVGVLVVAAIAALVGSVLLGDTKLLLGDVVNWVTGQAGPLVSGVMENRVPRVAASFLAGASLALAGAVVQAVARNPLAEPGVIGVSGGAGLGAVTVITLVSGVGFWTQAGFAGIGAAVAMAVVFALAARGGLASERLVLIGFGMQAGTQALVTLLITLSDPWNEAKALTWLGGSTYGRSFAHLVPMALAILLVVPLLVRARGELDLLSLDDETPRVLGVPVPRSRLLLLVGAVLLTGSAVAGIGVVAFVGLVAPHAARAIVGRRHTRVLPVAALLGALLVGLADTVGRTVIAPSQLPAGLMTALIGVPYFVWLLQRSRVATTLRG comes from the coding sequence GTGGAAAAGACGCTCGGGCGGTCCAGGCTCGCCCTGCTCGTGGTCGGGCTCGGCGTGCTCGTCGCACTCGGCTCGGCAGTGCACCTCACTCAAGGCACGGCGAACCTGGACCCGTGGGACGTGCTGCGCATGGTCTTCGGCGCCGAAACCGAGGACACCGCGGCCGTCGTGCTCGAATCGAGGCTGCCGCGGCTGGCCGCGGCGCTCGTGGTCGGCGTCGCGCTCGGGGTTTCGGGCGCGGCGCTGCAGTCGGTGGCGCGCAACGTGATGGCATCACCGGACACACTCGCCGTGGACGCCGGTGCGCACTTGGCCATCGTCGCGGTGGCCTCGGTGGGCCTCTCGCTCCCGCTGCTGGGCGCGGCGGGCGTGGCGTTCACCGGTGGGCTGGGCGCGGCACTGCTGGTGCTCGCGCTGGCGGGCACCGGCGGGCAGGGGATCGTGCGGCTGGTGCTGGCGGGCACCGCGATCGCGCTCGCGATGATCTCGGCGACCCGGGTGCTCCTGCTGCTGTTCTCGGAGGAAACCCGCGGCCTGTTCGCCTGGGGCGCGGGCTCGCTCGGGCAGAACGGGCTCGACGGTGTCCGCACGCTCGGGCCGGTGGTCGGCGCGGCACTGCTCCTGCTGCTCCTGCTGTCGCGGCGGCTGGACCTGATGTACCTCGGCGACGACCACGCGCGCACCCTCGGTGTCCACGTGGGACGGATCCGGTTCGCCACCATCGCGCTGGCCGTGCTGCTGGCCGCCACCGCGGTGACCATCGCCGGGCCGATCGGCTTTGTCGGCCTCGCCGCGCCCGCGCTGGTCCGCCTGCTCTCGAACGTGGTGCCCGGCCTGCACCGGCACGCGGCGCTGCTCCCGGTGTCCGCGGCGATGGGCGTGGCCCTGCTGCTCGGCGCGGACGTGCTGCTGCGGGCGCTGATCGGCTCGCAGGGCGCGCTCGAAGTGCCCACCGGCGTGGTGACCACCGTGCTCGGCGCGGTGTTCCTGATGGTGCTGGCCCGCAACATCCGGGTGGCCACCACGGCGGCGGAACCGCCCTCGGCGCACGCGCGGGCCGGGGTGTCCGGCCCGCGTTACCGCGTGATCGTCGGCGTGCTGGTGGTGGCGGCGATCGCCGCGCTCGTCGGCTCGGTACTGCTTGGCGACACCAAACTGCTGCTCGGCGACGTGGTCAACTGGGTGACCGGGCAAGCCGGTCCGCTGGTCAGCGGCGTGATGGAGAACCGGGTGCCGCGGGTGGCCGCCTCCTTCCTCGCCGGCGCCTCGCTCGCGCTGGCCGGCGCGGTGGTCCAGGCGGTGGCGCGCAACCCGCTGGCGGAACCCGGGGTCATCGGTGTTTCCGGTGGTGCCGGGCTCGGCGCGGTCACCGTGATCACGCTGGTGTCCGGGGTCGGGTTCTGGACCCAGGCCGGTTTCGCCGGGATCGGCGCGGCCGTGGCCATGGCGGTGGTGTTCGCGCTGGCGGCCAGGGGCGGGCTGGCCAGCGAACGGCTGGTGCTGATCGGGTTCGGCATGCAGGCCGGGACGCAGGCGCTGGTGACGCTGCTGATCACACTGTCGGATCCGTGGAACGAGGCCAAGGCGCTGACCTGGCTCGGCGGATCGACCTACGGGCGCTCGTTCGCGCACCTGGTGCCGATGGCGCTGGCGATCCTGCTGGTGGTGCCGTTGCTGGTCCGCGCGCGGGGTGAGCTGGACCTGCTCTCGCTGGACGACGAGACCCCGCGCGTGCTGGGTGTGCCCGTGCCGCGGTCGCGGTTGCTGCTGCTCGTCGGCGCGGTGCTGCTGACCGGCAGCGCGGTCGCCGGGATCGGCGTGGTCGCCTTTGTCGGGCTGGTCGCCCCGCACGCGGCCCGCGCGATCGTCGGGCGGCGGCACACCAGGGTGCTGCCGGTGGCCGCGTTGCTCGGCGCGCTGCTGGTCGGGCTCGCGGACACCGTTGGCCGCACGGTGATCGCCCCGTCGCAGCTGCCCGCCGGGCTGATGACCGCGCTGATCGGCGTGCCGTACTTCGTCTGGCTGCTCCAGCGTTCGCGGGTCGCCACTACCCTGCGTGGATGA
- a CDS encoding TetR/AcrR family transcriptional regulator, with the protein MTATRMAKADRRRFLIERAFEISRTRGTAALTLVTLAEAAGVTRPVVYEHFGTREGLLMAMYRDFDQRLIERMRASAAGAGGSLEEVARILAAAYVDAVLAEGAGCAEVGAALAATEETRAFRDESQAVYLDEFERALRPHAKLSRRRDLAALIAIHSAVDGLAAAALAGRISRTKAISAAVAVVLGLLPH; encoded by the coding sequence ATGACCGCGACCCGGATGGCCAAGGCGGACCGCCGCCGGTTCCTGATCGAGCGCGCCTTCGAAATCAGCCGCACGCGGGGCACGGCCGCGCTGACCCTGGTCACCCTCGCCGAGGCGGCGGGGGTGACGCGGCCGGTGGTCTACGAGCACTTCGGTACCCGCGAAGGCCTCTTGATGGCGATGTACCGGGATTTCGACCAGCGGCTGATCGAGCGGATGCGGGCTTCGGCGGCCGGGGCGGGCGGCTCGCTGGAGGAGGTCGCGCGGATCCTGGCCGCCGCGTACGTCGACGCCGTGCTCGCGGAAGGCGCCGGGTGCGCCGAAGTGGGCGCGGCGCTGGCCGCCACGGAGGAGACCCGGGCTTTCCGCGACGAATCGCAGGCGGTCTACCTCGACGAGTTCGAGCGCGCCCTCCGGCCGCACGCCAAGCTGTCCCGGCGGCGTGACCTGGCCGCGCTGATCGCGATCCACAGCGCGGTCGACGGACTCGCCGCGGCCGCGCTGGCGGGCCGGATCTCGCGCACCAAGGCCATTTCCGCCGCGGTCGCGGTGGTGCTCGGCTTGCTCCCGCACTGA
- a CDS encoding NAD(P)-dependent oxidoreductase, whose product MDIVIGAGPRAQALRDALAAAPAGVHDLVLVCAEDYAAAEAALAEQPVGRDVVNLTSGTSAQARELAARGRYLDGALMAHPEHVGDPATIIVYSGSPEVFERHRERLGALGKAVYLGPDPGTAALYDLALLNLAWATLAGFVQTAALLGTAGIRAAEVAPMLTGWLAGTISEVATDYAGQLDRGRYPGDGEWLELDAPLMDHLVDTTRELGLDDTIATAVRTLTRRAIDAGHGSDSFASLVEIIRTAA is encoded by the coding sequence ATGGACATCGTGATCGGTGCCGGTCCGCGCGCGCAGGCACTGCGTGACGCGCTCGCCGCCGCCCCCGCCGGAGTGCACGACCTCGTACTGGTGTGCGCCGAGGACTACGCCGCCGCCGAAGCCGCGCTCGCCGAACAGCCAGTGGGCCGGGACGTGGTCAACCTGACTTCGGGTACCAGCGCGCAGGCACGCGAGCTGGCCGCACGCGGCCGGTACCTGGACGGTGCGCTGATGGCGCATCCCGAGCACGTGGGCGATCCCGCGACCATAATTGTCTACAGTGGATCGCCGGAGGTCTTCGAGCGGCACCGCGAGCGGCTCGGCGCTTTGGGCAAGGCCGTGTACCTCGGTCCCGATCCCGGCACCGCCGCGCTCTACGACCTCGCGCTGCTCAACCTCGCCTGGGCCACCCTCGCCGGATTCGTGCAGACCGCCGCTTTGCTGGGCACCGCGGGAATTCGCGCGGCCGAGGTGGCCCCGATGCTCACCGGCTGGCTCGCTGGAACGATCAGTGAGGTCGCCACCGACTACGCCGGTCAGCTCGACCGGGGCCGGTATCCCGGTGACGGCGAATGGCTGGAACTCGACGCACCGCTGATGGACCACCTCGTCGACACCACCAGGGAACTCGGCCTCGACGACACGATCGCCACCGCCGTGCGCACCCTGACCCGCCGCGCGATCGATGCCGGGCACGGCAGCGACAGCTTCGCGAGTCTGGTCGAGATCATCCGGACGGCGGCGTAG
- a CDS encoding cytochrome P450 yields MAENGKSGVRYDDALGYWVSWGHEVALAAFQEPGLSSQYLDAANLTFLPADMHEQCAELIETLRGWFVLLDGPAHTTARRAVQPMFSAARIRRFQDVVEEIVDEALERFASSPEHDAVEELASVVSARTIAHLLGLPGSDDATLRGWAEALADFLAASYRRDNAVRAQRALREMAEFIRTAPDNGEGVWMTAHGSDAERLATSSILLFGGLETTTRLAGFSLWYLLENDLAGSLTEAGAKGVVERVLALYPPIGHVARVAGEDLELGGCPIAKGDLVLVSLTGQDPRSGMETPEHPRAHESTGRVDHVAFGHGMHYCIGAPLARLTAATLLCRFARRFPGASVRSVRWGRNRTYRGFSNLFLNLAE; encoded by the coding sequence GTGGCGGAGAACGGGAAGTCCGGAGTTCGTTACGACGACGCGCTGGGGTACTGGGTGTCCTGGGGGCACGAGGTCGCGCTGGCCGCGTTCCAGGAACCGGGGTTGTCCTCGCAGTACCTGGACGCGGCCAACCTGACGTTCCTCCCGGCGGATATGCACGAGCAATGCGCCGAACTGATCGAGACCCTGCGCGGCTGGTTCGTGCTGCTCGATGGTCCGGCGCACACAACGGCAAGGCGGGCGGTGCAGCCGATGTTCTCGGCAGCCCGCATCCGCCGGTTCCAGGACGTGGTCGAGGAAATCGTCGACGAGGCGCTGGAGAGGTTCGCGAGTTCACCGGAGCACGACGCGGTGGAGGAACTGGCCAGCGTGGTGTCGGCGCGCACGATCGCGCATCTGCTGGGACTGCCCGGAAGTGATGACGCGACGCTGCGAGGCTGGGCCGAAGCCCTCGCGGATTTTCTCGCCGCGTCGTACCGCCGGGACAACGCGGTGCGGGCGCAACGCGCCCTGCGGGAAATGGCGGAGTTCATCCGTACCGCGCCGGACAACGGTGAAGGCGTCTGGATGACCGCGCACGGCAGCGACGCCGAGCGGCTGGCGACCTCGTCCATCCTGTTGTTCGGTGGCCTGGAAACCACGACTCGCCTGGCGGGTTTCTCGTTGTGGTACCTGCTCGAAAACGATCTCGCCGGGTCGCTGACCGAGGCGGGGGCGAAGGGCGTGGTGGAACGCGTGCTGGCGCTCTACCCGCCGATCGGGCACGTGGCGAGGGTGGCGGGCGAGGACCTCGAACTGGGCGGCTGCCCGATCGCGAAGGGCGATCTGGTGCTGGTCTCCCTGACCGGCCAGGATCCCCGGTCCGGGATGGAGACACCGGAACACCCGCGGGCGCACGAAAGCACCGGTCGCGTCGATCACGTCGCGTTCGGTCACGGCATGCACTATTGCATCGGCGCGCCGCTGGCGAGGCTGACCGCGGCCACCCTGCTGTGCCGATTCGCACGGCGTTTTCCCGGTGCGTCGGTGCGTTCGGTTCGCTGGGGGCGCAATCGCACTTACCGTGGGTTCAGCAACTTGTTCCTGAATCTGGCGGAATGA
- a CDS encoding ParB/RepB/Spo0J family partition protein has translation MSVWSITGAAECALDDPGAVTMIRVGLLLPADSPRGEGESEEHVRALAELDEPLPPIVVRRSTLQVIDGMHRLHAARARGAEKISAVLFDGTDQEAFLLAVKLNTTHGLPLSQADRKAAAARILDGFPQWSDRAIASVAGVSPKTVGAIRRRSTGALPRLNDRVGQDGRVRSLDAAAGRRRAREVILAEPDASLRTIASRAGIALATARDVRERMRRGEDPLPPGTRAHRRSPQCPPVTVTDLTNDPSMRHSECGRAVLRLLNLHPPDAQDWARLAASVPSHRAEAVAEAARRCANSWQSFAESLERRGDRENEPRKASV, from the coding sequence ATGTCGGTGTGGTCGATAACCGGAGCGGCGGAATGCGCGCTCGACGATCCCGGTGCGGTGACGATGATCAGGGTCGGGCTGCTGCTGCCCGCCGACTCACCACGCGGTGAAGGGGAGTCCGAGGAGCACGTGCGGGCGCTGGCGGAGCTGGACGAGCCGCTGCCGCCGATCGTCGTCCGCCGGTCGACGCTGCAGGTGATCGACGGCATGCACCGGCTGCACGCGGCCAGGGCGCGGGGCGCGGAGAAGATCAGCGCGGTGTTGTTCGACGGCACCGACCAGGAGGCGTTCCTGCTGGCGGTGAAGCTGAACACCACGCACGGCCTGCCGCTGAGCCAGGCCGATCGCAAGGCCGCCGCCGCGCGCATCCTGGACGGGTTCCCGCAGTGGTCGGATCGCGCGATCGCTTCGGTGGCCGGGGTTTCGCCGAAGACGGTCGGCGCCATCCGGCGGCGTTCAACCGGCGCGCTTCCCCGGTTGAACGATCGGGTCGGGCAGGACGGCCGGGTCCGCTCACTCGATGCCGCGGCCGGGCGAAGACGGGCGCGCGAGGTGATACTGGCCGAGCCGGACGCCTCGCTGCGGACCATCGCGTCGCGCGCGGGCATCGCACTGGCGACCGCCCGCGACGTGCGGGAACGCATGCGCCGCGGGGAAGATCCGCTGCCACCGGGAACGCGGGCGCACCGGCGGTCGCCCCAGTGCCCGCCGGTGACCGTGACCGATCTGACCAACGACCCGTCGATGCGGCACAGCGAATGCGGCCGTGCGGTACTCCGCCTGCTGAACCTGCATCCGCCGGACGCGCAGGACTGGGCGCGCCTGGCGGCGAGCGTGCCGAGCCATCGCGCGGAGGCGGTCGCCGAGGCCGCGCGCCGGTGCGCGAACTCGTGGCAGTCCTTCGCGGAAAGCCTGGAACGCCGCGGTGACCGCGAGAACGAACCGCGGAAGGCGTCGGTCTGA
- a CDS encoding non-ribosomal peptide synthetase, translating to MTGVHELFERRVDQHPGAPAVEFAGLRLNYRELDEAANRLAHHLRGLGAGPGVRVGICLERSADVAISVLAVLKAGGVYVPLDPEYPPERLAYMAGDAGVSVLVTNERNRGLVVRGQVADLDRDRAEIDRRPRERLGGTTSAEAPAFVLYTSGSTGRPKGVLTAHRSVVRLVCGTNYLRLTPEDRVAQGSSCSFDPLTFELWGPLLNGGSVVVLAKEVMVDPDALAAELRRDGVTVMFMTTSAFYAVVRRKPDTFGSLRELIVGGEALEAGRVRELWRARPPERLINVYGPTETTTFATWFDLTGPPDGDGILPIGAPVAGTEVHVLDEHGEPVAPGSVGELYLGGAGVGIGYLGRPELTAERFVPDPSGEGTRLYRTGDHVVRRPDGVLEFVRRIDGQVKIRGFRVEIGEVEARLKEHPAVRTAAVVATERDGGRRLVAYVVPEQGKRLAAVDLRAFLHQSLPDYMVPPDFVTLDALPLSANGKVDRAALRAAPVPEVNAEPAVSATPVEEVLTEIFADVLEVPRVRPDDDFFALGGDSLRATRLTARVNEVLGSRLPLRALLSGPNPRALAAHLGDERGTAPGPRERPESIPLSFAQQRLWFMDQIEPGSSRYNVPITLSLRGKLDRWALGDALNAVIARHEGLRTTFPSPRGRPHQVVADELRIDLQWTDLPGDPDRLAIEDANAPFDLATGPLVRARLIRLGEDEHRLLLVFHHIVIDAWSLDIVLRELGELYAGKSLAPVTLQCPDHAIWQREWLRGEALEDLLAYWRNALGTEVPALELPYDKTGSPDGFHGAVVVRGIDAALVGELRALSRRHGVTLYMTLLAAFQRQLARWTGADEVLVGTPIAGRTAPELRNVVGCLINMVPVRADLSGAPDFADLLAAVRADTLGAFAHQDLPFDRLVEEFGPRRRPRDFMPLFRVMFSFLDARELPELPGIEVGYELGWPQNAAQFALSLVVEVTGPELKTTLQYDSDRFTPETATAVLDDFEHTLRGTIKEDSR from the coding sequence ATGACGGGTGTGCACGAGCTGTTCGAACGGCGAGTGGATCAGCACCCCGGAGCACCCGCGGTGGAGTTCGCCGGGTTGCGCCTGAACTACCGCGAGCTGGACGAGGCCGCGAACCGGCTCGCCCACCACCTGCGCGGGCTCGGCGCCGGCCCCGGGGTGCGCGTGGGCATCTGCCTCGAACGCTCCGCCGATGTGGCGATTTCCGTGCTGGCCGTGCTGAAGGCGGGCGGGGTCTACGTACCGCTCGACCCCGAGTACCCGCCGGAGCGGCTGGCCTACATGGCCGGTGACGCCGGGGTTTCCGTGCTGGTGACCAACGAGCGCAACCGGGGGCTGGTCGTCCGCGGGCAGGTGGCCGATCTCGACCGGGATCGCGCGGAGATCGACCGGCGACCGCGGGAACGCCTGGGCGGCACGACTTCCGCCGAGGCGCCGGCGTTCGTGCTCTACACCTCCGGCTCGACCGGACGGCCCAAGGGCGTGCTCACCGCGCACCGATCCGTGGTGCGGCTGGTGTGCGGCACGAACTACCTGCGCCTGACGCCGGAGGACCGGGTCGCGCAGGGTTCCAGCTGTTCCTTCGACCCGCTCACCTTCGAGCTTTGGGGCCCGCTGCTGAACGGCGGCAGCGTGGTCGTGCTGGCCAAGGAGGTGATGGTCGATCCGGACGCCCTGGCCGCCGAACTGCGCCGCGACGGGGTCACCGTGATGTTCATGACCACCTCGGCGTTCTACGCGGTGGTGCGGCGGAAGCCGGATACCTTCGGCTCGCTGCGGGAACTGATCGTCGGCGGGGAAGCCCTCGAAGCGGGCCGCGTGCGGGAGCTGTGGCGGGCACGGCCTCCGGAGCGCCTGATCAACGTGTACGGGCCGACCGAGACGACCACCTTCGCCACCTGGTTCGACCTGACCGGACCACCCGATGGTGACGGCATCCTGCCGATCGGCGCGCCGGTCGCGGGCACCGAGGTCCACGTGCTGGACGAGCACGGCGAACCGGTCGCCCCGGGTTCGGTCGGCGAGCTGTACCTCGGTGGCGCCGGAGTGGGCATCGGTTATCTGGGACGGCCGGAGTTGACCGCGGAAAGGTTCGTGCCGGACCCGTCCGGCGAGGGCACCCGGCTCTACCGGACCGGCGACCACGTGGTGCGGCGCCCGGACGGCGTGCTGGAGTTCGTGCGGCGCATCGACGGTCAGGTCAAGATCCGGGGTTTCCGCGTCGAAATCGGGGAAGTCGAAGCGCGGCTCAAGGAGCACCCGGCGGTGCGGACGGCTGCCGTGGTCGCCACCGAACGGGACGGCGGGCGGCGGCTGGTCGCCTACGTCGTCCCAGAGCAGGGGAAGCGCCTCGCCGCGGTGGACCTGCGCGCGTTCCTGCACCAGAGCCTGCCGGACTACATGGTGCCGCCGGACTTCGTCACGCTGGACGCACTTCCCTTGTCGGCCAACGGAAAGGTCGACCGAGCCGCGTTGCGTGCCGCGCCGGTACCGGAGGTGAACGCCGAACCCGCCGTGTCCGCGACCCCGGTCGAAGAGGTGCTGACCGAGATCTTCGCCGATGTGCTGGAAGTTCCGCGGGTCCGTCCCGACGACGACTTCTTCGCGCTCGGTGGTGATTCGCTGCGCGCGACCCGGCTGACCGCCCGGGTCAACGAGGTGCTCGGCAGCCGGCTCCCGTTGCGCGCGTTGCTCTCCGGGCCGAATCCGCGGGCACTCGCGGCCCACCTCGGCGACGAGCGCGGCACGGCACCGGGGCCGCGGGAACGGCCGGAGTCCATCCCGTTGTCGTTCGCGCAGCAGCGGCTGTGGTTCATGGACCAGATCGAGCCGGGCAGCTCGCGGTACAACGTGCCGATCACCCTGTCGCTCAGGGGAAAGCTGGACCGGTGGGCGCTGGGCGACGCCTTGAACGCGGTGATCGCGCGACATGAGGGGCTGCGCACCACGTTCCCGTCCCCGCGGGGCAGGCCGCACCAGGTCGTCGCGGACGAACTCCGCATCGATCTACAGTGGACAGATCTGCCCGGCGATCCGGACCGCCTGGCCATCGAGGACGCGAACGCGCCGTTCGACCTGGCCACCGGGCCGCTGGTGCGGGCGAGGCTGATCCGGCTCGGCGAGGACGAGCACCGCCTGCTCCTGGTCTTCCACCACATCGTGATCGACGCGTGGTCGCTCGACATCGTGCTCCGCGAACTGGGCGAGCTGTACGCGGGCAAGTCGCTCGCGCCGGTCACCCTGCAGTGCCCTGACCACGCGATCTGGCAACGGGAATGGCTGCGTGGCGAAGCGCTCGAAGACCTGCTGGCGTACTGGCGGAACGCGCTCGGCACGGAGGTGCCCGCGCTGGAACTCCCGTACGACAAAACGGGTTCGCCGGACGGGTTCCACGGTGCCGTCGTGGTGCGCGGGATCGACGCCGCGCTGGTGGGCGAGCTGCGGGCGCTGAGCCGTCGGCACGGGGTCACGCTGTACATGACGCTGCTCGCCGCGTTCCAGCGCCAGCTGGCGCGGTGGACCGGTGCCGACGAAGTCCTCGTCGGCACACCGATCGCCGGGCGGACCGCGCCCGAACTGCGGAACGTGGTCGGCTGCCTGATCAACATGGTGCCGGTGCGCGCCGACCTGTCCGGCGCCCCGGACTTCGCCGATCTTCTCGCGGCTGTGCGCGCGGACACGCTCGGCGCGTTCGCCCACCAGGACCTGCCGTTCGACCGGCTCGTCGAGGAGTTCGGCCCGCGGCGACGGCCACGCGACTTCATGCCGCTGTTCCGCGTGATGTTCAGCTTTCTCGACGCGCGCGAGTTGCCCGAACTCCCCGGCATCGAGGTGGGTTACGAACTCGGCTGGCCACAGAACGCCGCCCAGTTCGCGCTCAGCCTGGTCGTCGAGGTGACCGGGCCCGAACTGAAGACAACGCTGCAGTACGACAGCGACCGGTTCACCCCGGAAACCGCGACGGCCGTGCTCGACGACTTCGAGCACACCCTGCGCGGCACCATCAAGGAGGATTCCCGTTGA
- a CDS encoding amino acid adenylation domain-containing protein, with protein sequence MSECVHEWFARQAALRGDAVAVGSGRDTLTYRQLDQRANRLARHLRSLGVGPEVLVGVCAERSPRLVLALLAVLKAGGAYLPLDPAHPDDRLARLLADAAAPVLITDDVDRSFGAPSMVDTVDLARAELDGYPETAPETGVRPENLAYLMYTSGSTGEPKGVMVEHRNVTRLFTSTAGLFRFGQDDVWTLFHSVAFDFSVWELWGALLHGGRLVVVPRDVTRAPERFAALLCEEGVTVLNQTPGAFRQLVAEDERGLPGALALRLVVFGGDVLPFGLLEPWFARHPGTSLVNMYGITETTVHVTHRPLTPADPATAPGSMIGRALPDLSVRLLGPDGEEAPEGEIHVGGAGVVRGYLGRPALTAERFLPDPHGTGTRCYRTGDLARAAGADDLCFLGRADAQVKIRGHRVEIGEVEAALNAHPSVSAAAVLAHPDESGSQRLTAYWVNGAVDGPSAAELRGHLAGKLPEYLLPSGYVRLDRLPLTANGKVDRRALPAPETERPELAEPYAEPTTDLEETLTRIWADVLGLDLVGIDDDFFELGGHSLLAAQVVAELRNRLGVPATLRLLFDQPTVRTFAARIKEAS encoded by the coding sequence TTGAGTGAATGCGTCCACGAGTGGTTCGCGCGGCAGGCCGCGCTCCGCGGTGATGCGGTCGCGGTGGGCTCGGGCCGGGACACCCTGACCTATCGGCAACTCGACCAGCGCGCCAACCGGCTGGCCCGGCACCTGCGTTCGCTCGGGGTGGGGCCCGAGGTGCTGGTGGGGGTGTGCGCCGAACGTTCGCCACGCCTGGTGCTCGCGTTGCTCGCGGTGCTCAAGGCGGGCGGCGCGTACCTGCCGCTCGACCCGGCTCATCCCGACGACCGCCTGGCGAGGCTGCTGGCCGACGCCGCGGCACCCGTACTGATCACCGACGACGTGGACCGATCGTTCGGCGCGCCGTCCATGGTGGACACAGTGGATCTCGCCCGCGCCGAACTGGACGGCTATCCGGAAACCGCGCCGGAAACCGGTGTCCGGCCGGAGAACCTGGCCTACCTGATGTACACCAGCGGATCGACCGGCGAGCCCAAGGGCGTCATGGTCGAGCACCGCAACGTGACCAGGCTGTTCACCAGCACCGCCGGCCTGTTCCGGTTCGGCCAGGACGACGTGTGGACGCTGTTCCACTCGGTGGCCTTCGACTTCTCGGTGTGGGAGTTGTGGGGCGCGCTGCTGCACGGCGGACGGCTGGTCGTGGTGCCCCGCGACGTCACTCGCGCACCCGAGCGGTTCGCCGCCCTGCTGTGCGAGGAAGGCGTCACCGTGCTCAACCAGACGCCGGGCGCGTTCCGCCAGCTCGTCGCCGAGGACGAACGCGGCCTGCCCGGCGCGCTCGCACTGCGGCTGGTGGTCTTCGGCGGTGACGTGCTGCCGTTCGGCCTGCTCGAACCGTGGTTCGCCCGGCATCCCGGCACCTCGCTGGTCAACATGTACGGCATCACCGAGACCACGGTGCACGTCACCCACCGCCCGCTCACCCCGGCCGATCCCGCGACCGCGCCGGGCAGCATGATCGGCCGCGCCCTGCCCGACCTGTCCGTGCGGTTGCTCGGCCCGGACGGGGAAGAGGCCCCGGAGGGCGAGATCCACGTGGGCGGCGCCGGGGTGGTCAGGGGATATCTCGGCAGGCCCGCCCTGACCGCCGAACGCTTCCTGCCCGATCCGCACGGCACGGGCACGCGGTGCTACCGGACCGGTGATCTCGCCCGTGCGGCCGGTGCGGACGACCTGTGCTTCCTCGGCCGGGCCGACGCGCAGGTCAAGATCCGCGGGCACCGGGTGGAGATCGGTGAGGTGGAGGCCGCGCTGAACGCGCACCCGTCGGTCAGTGCCGCCGCCGTGCTCGCCCATCCCGACGAGTCGGGTTCCCAGCGCCTGACCGCGTACTGGGTCAACGGCGCGGTCGACGGCCCGAGCGCGGCGGAGCTGCGCGGTCATCTCGCCGGGAAGCTGCCCGAATACCTGCTGCCGAGCGGGTACGTGCGGCTGGACCGGCTGCCGCTGACCGCCAACGGCAAGGTCGACCGGCGCGCACTGCCCGCACCGGAGACCGAGCGCCCCGAACTCGCCGAGCCGTACGCCGAGCCGACCACCGACCTGGAGGAAACGCTCACCCGGATCTGGGCGGACGTGCTCGGCCTCGACCTGGTCGGCATCGACGACGACTTCTTCGAGCTGGGCGGGCATTCGCTGCTGGCCGCGCAGGTGGTCGCCGAACTGCGGAACCGGCTCGGCGTACCGGCCACCCTGCGCCTGCTGTTCGACCAGCCGACCGTCCGCACCTTCGCCGCCAGGATCAAGGAGGCATCGTGA